In Populus nigra chromosome 1, ddPopNigr1.1, whole genome shotgun sequence, one genomic interval encodes:
- the LOC133687001 gene encoding uncharacterized protein LOC133687001 → MNFEEFKVNTPWFKMTSNKDSGTNPKPATAVLSMGSMMGQPGQQPRFDIKFWGWSLLAIVPWAINAKDKIRAPDTINKKLKRHAQSRGVVDSGGGRGNPLRFRPYVSKVPWHTGARAFLSQLFPRYGHYCGPNWSSGKDGGSLLWDKRPIDWLDYCCYCHDIGYDSHDQAELLKADLAFLQCLERPHMATKGDAHVAHVYKTMCITGLKNMLIPYRTHLVKLRSGQPLINFEWLSKVKWRR, encoded by the exons ATGAACTTTGAAGAGTTTAAGGTTAATACCCCATGGTTCAAGATGACTTCAAATAAGGATTCGGGAACAAATCCTAAACCAGCAACTGCGGTTTTATCAATGGGTTCTATGATGGGACAGCCGGGGCAACAACCACGTTTTGATATCAAGTTCTGGGGATGGTCGCTTTTAGCGATTGTTCCATGGGCTATCAATgcgaaagataaaattagagcACCAGATACCATAAACAAGAAGTTGAAAAGACACGCCCAGTCGCGTGGGGTTGTTGACAGTGGTGGTGGTAGGGGCAATCCTTTGCGGTTTAGACCTTATGTTTCTAAGGTCCCGTGGCATACTGGTGCAAGAGCCTTTCTTTCTCAGTTATTTCCACGATATGGTCATTATTGTGGGCCGAATTGGTCAAGTGGGAAAGATGGGGGTTCTCTTCTTTGGGATAAGCGGCCGATTGATTGGTTGGATTACTGTTGTTATTGCCATGATATTGGTTACGACTCTCATGATCAAGCTGAACTGTTAAAGGCTGACTTGGCATTTCTTCAGTGCTTGGAGAGGCCGCATATGGCCACCAAAGGAGATGCTCACGTAGCTCACGTTTACAAGACGATGTGCATCACAG GTTTAAAGAACATGCTTATACCATACAGAACACACCTTGTGAAATTACGGTCTGGTCAAcctttgataaattttgagTGGCTGAGCAAAGTGAAATGGAGAAGATGA